In Methylobacterium aquaticum, the following are encoded in one genomic region:
- a CDS encoding ribonuclease HII translates to MRPFDARHAARYPVLIGCDEVGRGALCGPVIVAAVHFDPALLPGDLLEALDDSKRLDAATRERLAPRIMAEGRVALAGASRDLIDRINVRAATLDAMRRAVARLGIAAEVAVDGRDVPPGLPLPCRAFIGGDRLVPQIAASSIVAKVARDRLMRALARRHPAYAWERNVGYGTAAHRAAMASLGLTRHHRLSFKSKSL, encoded by the coding sequence ATGCGCCCGTTCGATGCCCGCCACGCCGCCCGCTATCCCGTCCTGATCGGCTGCGACGAGGTCGGCCGCGGCGCGCTCTGCGGCCCGGTGATCGTCGCGGCGGTGCATTTCGATCCCGCCCTCCTGCCGGGGGACCTGCTGGAGGCCCTCGACGACAGCAAGCGCCTCGACGCCGCCACCCGCGAGCGCCTGGCGCCGCGGATCATGGCGGAAGGGCGCGTGGCGCTGGCCGGCGCCTCCCGCGACCTGATCGACCGGATCAACGTGCGCGCCGCCACCCTCGACGCCATGCGCCGCGCGGTGGCGCGCCTCGGCATCGCCGCGGAGGTGGCGGTGGATGGGCGCGACGTGCCGCCCGGCCTGCCCCTGCCCTGCCGGGCCTTCATCGGCGGCGACCGGCTGGTGCCCCAGATCGCCGCGAGCTCGATCGTCGCCAAGGTGGCGCGCGACCGGCTGATGCGGGCGCTGGCGCGGCGCCACCCGGCCTATGCCTGGGAGCGCAACGTCGGCTACGGCACCGCGGCGCACCGGGCCGCGATGGCGAGCCTCGGCCTCACCCGGCATCACCGGCTGAGCTTCAAGTCCAAGAGCCTGTGA
- a CDS encoding SDR family NAD(P)-dependent oxidoreductase: MRPPGVPDLSGKVCLVAGASRGVGRGIARALGEAGATVVVTARSSETGARTDQRAEALEDTAREVDLAGGRGHHYLCDHTREPEVDAMVHWVLRRFGRIDVAVSSIWGGNEGYDGVRYPDGATWGTAFWRRGLAPLRHNLETGPLAGLILARAVAPAMVSAKGGLLALVSFGTDDYLGDLFYDLAKAATNRLAFAMAQELAPYGVTALALAPGLVRTERVLEAGMGEEAGESPLYAGRALAALAGDPAVASQAGRVLHAADLARAYGFTDEDGSRPERYRAGDGV, translated from the coding sequence GTGAGGCCCCCGGGCGTCCCGGACCTGTCGGGAAAGGTCTGCCTCGTCGCCGGCGCCTCGCGCGGGGTCGGCCGCGGCATCGCCCGGGCCTTGGGCGAGGCCGGTGCCACCGTGGTGGTCACCGCCCGCTCCAGCGAGACCGGGGCCCGCACCGACCAGCGGGCGGAGGCCCTGGAGGACACCGCCCGGGAGGTCGACCTCGCCGGCGGGCGCGGCCACCACTACCTCTGCGACCATACCCGCGAGCCCGAGGTGGACGCGATGGTGCATTGGGTGCTGCGCCGCTTCGGCCGCATCGACGTCGCGGTGTCGAGCATCTGGGGTGGCAACGAGGGCTATGACGGGGTGCGCTACCCCGACGGCGCCACCTGGGGCACCGCCTTCTGGCGCCGCGGTCTTGCCCCCTTGCGCCACAACCTCGAGACCGGCCCGCTCGCCGGGCTGATCCTCGCCCGGGCCGTCGCCCCCGCCATGGTCTCGGCCAAGGGCGGGCTCCTCGCCCTGGTCTCGTTCGGCACCGACGACTACCTCGGCGACCTGTTCTACGACCTCGCCAAGGCCGCCACCAACCGCCTGGCCTTCGCGATGGCGCAGGAACTGGCGCCCTACGGCGTCACGGCCCTGGCGCTCGCGCCCGGCCTGGTGCGGACCGAGCGGGTGCTGGAGGCCGGGATGGGCGAGGAGGCCGGGGAGAGCCCGCTCTATGCCGGGCGGGCGCTGGCGGCGCTGGCGGGCGATCCCGCGGTCGCGTCCCAGGCGGGACGGGTGCTGCACGCCGCCGACCTGGCGCGGGCCTACGGCTTCACCGACGAGGATGGCAGCCGGCCGGAGCGGTACCGGGCGGGTGATGGTGTTTGA
- a CDS encoding enoyl-CoA hydratase-related protein — MTDHVRITDQPGGVRLVQLVRPEKKNALTGAMYDAMREALEGADREGSGVGAVVFAGTEGVFTAGNDIADFVARAEKSFGEAPSLRFIRQLAVTRTPMVAAVDGLAVGVGTTLTYHCDLVYVAPAATFRMPFVDLGLVPEAASSYLVPRRIGLVKATELLLLGEAYGADEAVRLGLANAVVPADGLLEHALAQGAKLAAKPRQALAAARRLIRGDHEAVRAAMDAEAQAFDAALRSPEAQAAFQRFLSRGTR; from the coding sequence ATGACCGACCACGTCCGCATCACCGACCAGCCCGGCGGCGTCCGCCTCGTCCAGCTCGTGCGCCCCGAGAAGAAGAACGCCCTCACGGGCGCGATGTACGACGCCATGCGGGAGGCGCTCGAAGGCGCGGACCGTGAAGGGTCGGGCGTCGGCGCCGTGGTCTTCGCCGGCACCGAGGGCGTGTTCACCGCCGGCAACGACATCGCCGATTTCGTCGCCCGGGCGGAGAAATCCTTCGGCGAGGCGCCGTCGCTGCGCTTCATCCGCCAGCTCGCCGTGACCCGCACGCCGATGGTGGCGGCGGTGGACGGGCTCGCGGTCGGGGTCGGCACGACGCTGACCTATCATTGCGACCTCGTCTACGTGGCGCCCGCCGCGACCTTCCGGATGCCCTTTGTCGATCTCGGCCTCGTGCCGGAGGCTGCCTCCAGCTACCTGGTGCCGCGCCGGATCGGGCTGGTGAAGGCGACCGAATTGCTGCTCCTCGGCGAGGCCTACGGCGCCGACGAGGCGGTGCGGCTCGGGCTCGCCAACGCGGTCGTGCCGGCCGACGGGCTCCTCGAACACGCCCTGGCGCAGGGCGCCAAGCTCGCGGCGAAGCCCCGCCAGGCGCTCGCCGCCGCCCGCCGGCTGATCCGCGGCGACCACGAGGCCGTGCGCGCCGCGATGGATGCGGAGGCCCAGGCCTTCGACGCGGCGCTCCGCTCGCCCGAGGCGCAAGCCGCGTTCCAGCGCTTCCTGTCCCGCGGCACCCGGTGA
- a CDS encoding LysR family transcriptional regulator codes for MTIDHIDLSRIDLNLLVAFDALLAERSVTRAASRIGIGQSAMSSALARLRVLFGDELLTRAPEGMRPTPRALALAEPVRTVLRQVQTLVRREEVFDPRTVVRTFTISLPDSTEVLLGTRLLAHLRREAPGISLLLRSVDRAHLLEEIDADRIDLAIDLSFRGQMHHKQRLLYRDSYVCLFNAALVGLTPPISLDDYLRFPHVLTSLRGTAHGVVDDALARLGLARTLAVTSPRFVAVPFLVRSAPVLTTMHARLAHLFAETLGLTVSPAPVPLDDVAVGMLWHASYDDDPAHRWLRDLLRRLAEEAPVVA; via the coding sequence ATGACTATTGATCATATCGATCTTTCCCGGATCGACCTCAACCTTCTGGTCGCCTTCGACGCCTTGCTCGCCGAGCGCAGCGTGACCCGGGCGGCGTCCCGCATCGGCATCGGGCAGTCGGCGATGAGTTCCGCGCTCGCGCGCCTGCGGGTCCTGTTCGGCGACGAACTCCTGACACGGGCGCCCGAGGGAATGCGGCCGACCCCGCGGGCGCTCGCGCTCGCCGAACCGGTGCGGACGGTCCTGCGCCAGGTCCAGACCCTGGTGCGCCGGGAGGAGGTCTTCGATCCCCGCACGGTTGTGCGCACCTTCACGATCAGCCTGCCCGACAGCACGGAGGTTCTGCTCGGCACCCGGCTTCTCGCCCATCTGCGGCGGGAGGCGCCGGGGATCAGCCTGCTCCTGCGCTCGGTCGACCGGGCGCACCTTCTGGAAGAGATCGATGCCGACCGGATCGACCTCGCCATCGACCTGTCGTTCCGCGGGCAGATGCACCACAAGCAGCGCCTGCTCTACCGCGACAGCTACGTCTGCCTGTTCAACGCCGCCCTGGTCGGGTTGACGCCGCCGATCTCGCTGGACGATTACCTGCGCTTCCCCCACGTGCTGACGAGCCTGCGCGGGACCGCCCACGGGGTGGTGGACGATGCGCTGGCCAGGCTCGGCCTCGCCCGCACCCTCGCGGTCACCTCGCCGCGCTTCGTGGCGGTGCCGTTCCTGGTGCGCAGCGCCCCGGTGCTCACCACCATGCATGCCCGCCTGGCGCATCTCTTCGCCGAGACCCTCGGGCTGACGGTGAGCCCCGCGCCGGTCCCCCTCGACGACGTGGCGGTCGGGATGCTCTGGCATGCCTCCTACGACGACGATCCGGCCCATCGCTGGCTGCGCGACCTGCTGCGGCGCCTGGCGGAGGAGGCGCCGGTCGTCGCCTGA
- a CDS encoding dimethylmenaquinone methyltransferase, whose translation MRLTQITHHDLDGYGAATLVASYAEPARIVHVPRYGDVGPVVDDELKRLTKTKAAEMVLITDLGIEEPTIAFLRRFAAMNRKREPEAQHRLIVLDHHTSSIDQMRRQNLEPKPDADNPRLSRFDLGDPSVTVLIDENSSATRMVDTHRALFATREADPARAEDLALLVASVDALDLWRKEDPHFPGGFALDEIFWDNVGTLVPVGHPAHDPFVARLLLEATAKLRAGATPAELERAVPAIRGAIVDDLMRDAPDDDARLTTRQRMARALARSDALFHALPDGTLLSFALDAGTFQRVSDLVMASGRAKRLVNVQRAGTLSFRSIDGTALDGARLFRGGGHQDAAGGKLPSGTAFSLGDAVAQVEPVLNPPKSAAANSPFAALKNWKG comes from the coding sequence GTGCGCCTGACCCAGATCACCCACCACGACCTCGACGGCTACGGCGCCGCGACCCTCGTCGCCTCCTATGCCGAGCCCGCCCGGATCGTGCACGTGCCGCGCTACGGCGATGTCGGTCCCGTCGTCGACGACGAGTTGAAGCGGCTGACCAAGACCAAGGCGGCCGAGATGGTGCTGATCACCGATCTCGGCATCGAGGAGCCGACGATCGCCTTCCTGCGCCGCTTCGCGGCCATGAACCGCAAGCGCGAGCCGGAGGCCCAGCACCGGCTGATCGTCCTCGACCACCACACCTCCTCGATCGACCAGATGCGGCGCCAGAACCTGGAGCCGAAGCCCGACGCCGACAATCCGCGCCTGTCGCGGTTCGACCTCGGCGATCCGTCGGTCACGGTGCTGATCGACGAGAATTCCAGCGCGACCAGGATGGTCGACACCCACCGCGCCCTGTTCGCCACCCGCGAGGCCGATCCGGCCCGGGCCGAGGATCTGGCGCTGCTGGTGGCCTCCGTCGACGCCCTCGACCTCTGGCGCAAGGAGGATCCGCATTTCCCCGGCGGCTTCGCCCTCGACGAGATCTTCTGGGACAATGTCGGCACCCTGGTGCCGGTCGGGCATCCCGCGCACGACCCCTTCGTCGCCCGCCTGCTGCTCGAGGCGACCGCCAAGCTCCGCGCCGGCGCGACCCCGGCCGAGCTGGAACGCGCCGTGCCGGCGATCCGCGGCGCGATCGTCGACGACCTGATGCGCGACGCGCCCGACGACGATGCCCGCCTGACCACCCGGCAGCGGATGGCCCGGGCGCTCGCCCGCTCCGACGCCCTGTTCCACGCGCTGCCCGACGGCACCCTCCTGTCCTTCGCCCTCGATGCCGGCACCTTCCAGCGGGTCTCCGACCTGGTGATGGCGAGCGGGCGGGCCAAGCGCCTCGTCAACGTGCAGCGCGCCGGCACCCTGTCGTTCCGCTCGATCGACGGCACCGCCCTCGACGGCGCCCGCCTGTTCCGCGGCGGCGGCCACCAGGACGCCGCCGGCGGCAAGCTGCCGAGCGGCACCGCCTTCTCGCTCGGCGATGCCGTGGCCCAGGTCGAGCCGGTGCTCAACCCGCCGAAGAGCGCCGCCGCCAACAGCCCGTTCGCGGCGCTGAAGAACTGGAAGGGCTGA
- a CDS encoding oxalate decarboxylase family bicupin: protein MTLISRRDTLAAAAAGLVGTAAGAQAQTAAQPVRGKDGADILGPTNPARQAEEPFTTLPPRTDHGTMPNLKWSFADSHMRLEEGGWARQTTVRELPISTAMAGVNMRLKAGVAREMHWHKEAEWAYMLKGRARITAVDQAGRTFVDDVAEGDLWYFPSGIPHSIQGLSGDVDGCEFLLVFDDGHFSEDSTFLITDWLAHTPRDILAKNFGVPESALAHLPEKEKYIFPAPMPGPLAGDRTGGAGPVPDAFSHRMLAQEPIRTKGGTVRITDSRNFPASKTIAAALVELEPGALRELHWHPNGDEWQYYLSGQGRMTVFGSESKARTFDYQAGDVGYVPFAMGHYIENTGTTPLRFLELFRSPVYADVSLNQWMALTPHALVRAHLAIDESVLAGLPTGKTPVLPG, encoded by the coding sequence ATGACGCTCATCTCCCGCCGCGACACCCTGGCCGCCGCGGCGGCCGGTCTCGTCGGCACCGCCGCCGGCGCGCAGGCGCAGACCGCCGCCCAGCCCGTGCGCGGCAAGGACGGGGCGGACATCCTCGGGCCCACCAACCCGGCGCGCCAGGCCGAGGAGCCGTTCACCACGCTCCCGCCCAGGACCGATCACGGCACGATGCCGAACCTGAAATGGTCGTTCGCCGACAGCCACATGCGGCTGGAGGAGGGCGGCTGGGCGCGCCAGACCACGGTGCGCGAATTGCCGATCTCGACCGCCATGGCGGGCGTCAACATGCGGCTCAAGGCCGGCGTCGCCCGGGAGATGCATTGGCACAAGGAGGCCGAGTGGGCCTACATGCTCAAGGGCCGCGCCCGCATCACTGCCGTCGACCAGGCCGGCCGCACCTTCGTGGACGATGTGGCTGAGGGCGACCTCTGGTACTTCCCGTCCGGCATCCCGCACTCGATCCAGGGATTGTCGGGCGATGTCGACGGCTGCGAATTCCTGCTCGTCTTCGACGACGGCCATTTCTCCGAAGATTCGACATTCCTGATCACCGACTGGCTCGCCCACACCCCGCGCGACATCCTGGCGAAGAATTTCGGGGTGCCGGAATCGGCCCTCGCCCACCTGCCGGAAAAGGAGAAGTACATCTTCCCGGCGCCGATGCCGGGGCCGCTCGCCGGCGACCGCACCGGCGGCGCCGGGCCGGTGCCGGATGCCTTCAGCCATCGGATGCTGGCCCAGGAGCCGATCCGGACGAAGGGCGGCACCGTCCGCATCACCGATTCCAGGAACTTCCCGGCCTCGAAGACCATCGCGGCGGCCCTCGTCGAGCTGGAGCCGGGCGCGTTGCGCGAGCTGCACTGGCACCCGAACGGCGACGAGTGGCAATACTACCTCTCGGGTCAGGGCCGGATGACGGTGTTCGGCTCCGAATCGAAGGCCCGCACCTTCGATTACCAGGCCGGCGACGTCGGCTACGTGCCCTTCGCCATGGGGCATTACATCGAGAATACCGGCACGACGCCGCTGCGCTTCCTCGAACTGTTCCGCAGCCCGGTCTACGCCGACGTGTCGCTGAACCAGTGGATGGCGCTCACCCCGCACGCCCTGGTGCGGGCGCATCTCGCCATCGACGAATCGGTGCTGGCGGGCCTGCCGACGGGCAAGACGCCGGTCCTGCCGGGGTGA
- a CDS encoding IS110 family transposase, whose product MTQISIIGLDIAKSVFQFEAQDAQGAVVRTERLSRDKLLPAIKTIPATVVAMEACATAHYWARQIRDLGHEVRLLPPAYVKPFVQRNKTDARDAHAIAVAATRPDMPRVPVKSVAQQGARGLHTARDLLVGQRTQLINALRGHLAEFGLVGARGDAGAKAVIGFVEAGHPDIPRTLLAALRVLVRHWHEKVEAIAEIEAQIKAEAKADAVAQRLMTIPFVGPMIAHATRAAIGEGQQFDSARDYAAWLGLTPRTSASGQTRRTGRISKAGDQRLRRLYVLGATAALAKAKRHPDDMDPWLAELLKRRPARVAAVALAAKLARTVWAILTTGEAYDATRRRGQAGRLRPAAA is encoded by the coding sequence GTGACGCAGATTAGCATCATCGGCCTGGACATCGCCAAGTCCGTCTTCCAGTTCGAGGCTCAGGACGCGCAGGGCGCCGTGGTCCGCACCGAGCGCCTCTCGCGCGACAAGCTGCTGCCGGCGATCAAGACGATCCCCGCCACCGTGGTGGCGATGGAAGCCTGCGCCACCGCCCATTACTGGGCGCGCCAGATCCGCGATCTCGGCCACGAGGTCCGCCTGCTGCCGCCGGCCTACGTCAAGCCGTTCGTCCAGCGCAACAAGACCGATGCCCGCGACGCCCATGCCATTGCGGTGGCCGCGACCCGCCCCGACATGCCGCGGGTGCCGGTCAAGAGCGTCGCGCAGCAAGGCGCGCGCGGCCTGCACACGGCGCGAGACCTCCTGGTGGGCCAGCGCACCCAGCTGATCAACGCCCTGCGCGGTCACCTGGCCGAGTTCGGGCTGGTGGGGGCCCGGGGCGATGCCGGCGCCAAGGCGGTGATCGGGTTCGTGGAGGCGGGCCACCCCGACATCCCGCGGACGCTCCTGGCGGCCCTGCGGGTGCTGGTCAGGCATTGGCACGAGAAGGTCGAGGCGATCGCCGAGATCGAGGCGCAGATCAAGGCCGAGGCCAAGGCGGACGCGGTGGCCCAGCGGCTGATGACGATCCCGTTCGTCGGGCCGATGATCGCCCATGCGACGCGCGCGGCGATTGGCGAGGGTCAGCAGTTCGACAGCGCGCGCGACTACGCGGCATGGCTGGGGCTGACGCCACGCACCTCCGCCAGCGGGCAGACGCGGCGCACGGGGCGGATCAGCAAGGCGGGCGACCAGCGGCTGCGCCGGCTCTACGTGCTGGGGGCGACGGCGGCGCTGGCCAAGGCCAAGCGTCACCCCGACGACATGGACCCGTGGCTGGCCGAGTTGCTGAAGCGGCGCCCGGCCCGGGTGGCGGCGGTGGCGCTGGCGGCCAAGCTGGCGCGCACCGTCTGGGCGATCCTGACCACCGGCGAGGCGTACGACGCGACGCGCCGGCGCGGTCAGGCAGGTCGGCTTCGTCCCGCCGCCGCTTGA
- the lepB gene encoding signal peptidase I: protein MTDPTAPPPNRLRRWGGMALAGLLSLICPGLGHVRARAWPLGAALVVVWTVATVVLCGITALWPPTPPVVTAWLVLLALAILVWIGTALDAMRRARSSATRPRPPWWRSAWLAALVVVPLQAGLDSTLPFGWRSFSIPSASMNPGLVVGDVFLSDARPDRPFPARGDIVMFRPKASPDKVYVKRAVALPGDTVAMTNGSLILNGRPVPEEAEGSITVGSGQTARVVVERLPGSPGYRIARLDEAAGVRDLPPRTIPPGAVFVLGDNRDNSLDSRHDQVGLVHAEDLVATGGTFTWSPVQGRLLTALR, encoded by the coding sequence ATGACCGATCCGACCGCGCCGCCACCGAACCGCCTGCGCCGCTGGGGCGGCATGGCCCTCGCCGGCCTGCTCTCGCTGATCTGCCCCGGGCTCGGCCATGTCCGCGCGCGGGCCTGGCCGCTCGGCGCGGCCCTGGTGGTCGTCTGGACCGTCGCGACGGTGGTCCTGTGCGGGATCACCGCCCTGTGGCCGCCGACGCCGCCGGTGGTGACGGCGTGGCTGGTCCTGCTCGCGCTCGCCATCCTGGTCTGGATCGGCACCGCCCTCGATGCGATGCGGCGGGCCCGGTCGTCCGCCACGCGGCCCCGGCCGCCCTGGTGGCGCTCGGCCTGGCTCGCGGCCCTCGTGGTCGTCCCGCTCCAGGCCGGGCTGGATTCCACGCTGCCGTTCGGCTGGCGCTCGTTCTCCATTCCCTCCGCCTCGATGAATCCCGGCCTGGTGGTGGGCGACGTGTTCCTGTCGGATGCCCGCCCGGACCGCCCCTTTCCGGCCCGGGGCGACATCGTGATGTTCAGGCCGAAGGCGTCCCCCGACAAGGTCTACGTCAAGCGCGCGGTCGCCCTGCCCGGTGACACCGTCGCGATGACGAACGGGTCCCTGATCCTGAACGGCCGGCCTGTGCCGGAGGAGGCGGAGGGGAGCATCACGGTCGGGAGCGGCCAGACGGCACGCGTTGTCGTCGAACGGCTGCCGGGCAGCCCCGGCTACCGCATCGCCCGGCTCGACGAGGCCGCCGGCGTGCGGGACCTGCCGCCGCGGACGATCCCGCCCGGCGCGGTGTTCGTGCTCGGCGACAACCGGGACAACAGCCTCGACAGCCGCCACGACCAGGTCGGGCTCGTCCACGCCGAGGACCTGGTCGCGACGGGCGGCACCTTCACCTGGTCGCCGGTGCAGGGCCGCCTGCTGACGGCCCTGCGCTGA
- a CDS encoding alpha-D-glucose phosphate-specific phosphoglucomutase encodes MTVKAVPTQPFPDQKPGTSGLRKKVPVFRQPGYVENFVQAIVDCLPDRAGTTLVVGGDGRFLNREVVQTTVKIAAANGFSRILVGRGGLLSTPAASCVIRKYGAIGGVVLSASHNPGGPEGDFGIKFNGRNGGPAPEPVTEAIFARTKVISEYRIVEAADIDLDTLGDVRLGEATVTVIDPVADYAALMETLIDFPAIASLFRSGFRMRFDAMSAVTGPYAVEILERRLGAPAGTVVNAEPLPDFGGHHPDPNPVHAHDLMVEMTGPDAPDFGAASDGDGDRNMIVAPHLFVTPSDSLAILAAHAHLAPGYKAGLAGIARSMPTSRAADRVAAHLGIPAFETPTGWKFFGNLLDAGRITLCGEESAGTGSNHVREKDGLWAVLLWLNLLAATKTPADRVVRDHWATFGRDYYARHDYEEVESAAAEGLMKALRDKLAGLPGRSFGGLTVEAADDFAYTDPVDGSVTARQGVRILFREDARVVFRLSGTGTVGATLRVYLERFSKDRLDAPTAEMLAPVVAAAEAIAGIVQHTGRTEPSVVT; translated from the coding sequence ATGACCGTCAAGGCCGTCCCCACGCAGCCCTTCCCCGACCAGAAGCCCGGTACGTCGGGGCTGCGCAAGAAGGTGCCGGTCTTCCGCCAACCCGGCTACGTCGAGAACTTCGTCCAGGCGATCGTCGATTGCCTGCCCGACCGGGCCGGCACGACGCTCGTGGTCGGCGGCGACGGGCGCTTCCTCAACCGCGAGGTGGTGCAGACGACCGTGAAGATCGCCGCCGCCAACGGCTTCTCGCGCATCCTGGTCGGCCGCGGCGGCCTGCTCTCGACCCCGGCGGCCTCCTGCGTGATCCGCAAATACGGCGCGATCGGCGGCGTGGTCCTGTCGGCGAGCCACAATCCCGGCGGGCCCGAGGGCGATTTCGGCATCAAGTTCAACGGCCGCAACGGCGGCCCGGCGCCCGAGCCGGTGACCGAGGCGATCTTTGCCCGCACCAAGGTCATCAGCGAGTACCGCATCGTCGAGGCCGCCGACATCGACCTCGACACGCTCGGCGACGTGCGCTTGGGCGAGGCCACCGTCACGGTGATCGATCCGGTGGCGGATTACGCCGCGCTGATGGAGACGCTGATCGATTTTCCCGCCATCGCGTCCCTGTTCCGCTCCGGCTTCCGGATGCGCTTCGATGCGATGAGCGCGGTGACCGGCCCCTACGCCGTCGAGATCCTGGAGCGGCGCCTGGGAGCGCCGGCCGGCACGGTGGTCAATGCCGAGCCGCTGCCCGATTTCGGCGGCCACCATCCCGACCCGAACCCGGTCCACGCCCACGACCTGATGGTGGAGATGACCGGCCCGGACGCGCCCGATTTCGGCGCGGCGTCGGACGGCGACGGCGACCGCAACATGATCGTCGCCCCCCACCTCTTCGTCACCCCGAGCGACAGCCTGGCGATCCTCGCCGCCCACGCGCATCTGGCGCCGGGCTACAAGGCGGGCCTTGCCGGCATCGCCCGCTCGATGCCGACGAGCCGCGCCGCCGACCGGGTCGCCGCTCACCTCGGCATCCCGGCCTTCGAGACCCCGACCGGCTGGAAGTTCTTCGGCAACCTGCTCGATGCCGGGCGGATCACGCTCTGCGGCGAGGAGAGCGCCGGCACCGGCTCGAACCACGTGCGCGAGAAGGATGGCTTGTGGGCGGTGCTGCTCTGGCTCAACCTGCTCGCCGCCACCAAGACACCCGCCGACCGGGTGGTGCGCGACCATTGGGCGACGTTCGGGCGCGACTACTACGCCCGCCACGATTACGAGGAGGTCGAGAGCGCCGCGGCCGAAGGTCTGATGAAGGCCCTTCGTGACAAGCTCGCCGGGCTGCCGGGACGGAGCTTCGGGGGGCTGACCGTCGAGGCGGCGGACGACTTCGCCTATACCGACCCGGTCGACGGCTCGGTGACGGCCCGCCAGGGCGTGCGGATCCTGTTCCGCGAGGATGCCCGGGTGGTGTTCCGCCTGTCGGGCACCGGCACGGTCGGGGCGACGCTCCGGGTCTATCTCGAGCGGTTCTCGAAGGATCGGCTCGATGCGCCGACCGCCGAGATGCTGGCCCCGGTCGTCGCGGCCGCCGAGGCGATCGCGGGAATCGTGCAGCATACCGGCCGGACCGAGCCGTCGGTCGTGACGTGA